A window of the Dyadobacter pollutisoli genome harbors these coding sequences:
- a CDS encoding phosphopantetheine-binding protein, with product MDNLKEDLKKQIIEQLNLEDITPADIEDDSLLFNDAGLGLDSIDALELIVLLEKYHGIQVTNPDEGKEAFKSISTMADYIRKRKA from the coding sequence ATGGATAATTTAAAAGAAGATCTGAAAAAACAGATCATTGAGCAGCTTAACCTGGAAGATATTACACCTGCTGATATAGAGGACGATAGCCTGCTTTTTAATGATGCAGGACTTGGTCTGGACTCGATTGACGCTTTGGAACTGATCGTTTTGCTCGAAAAGTACCACGGCATCCAGGTGACCAACCCCGACGAAGGCAAGGAAGCATTCAAGTCGATCAGCACGATGGCAGACTATATCCGCAAAAGAAAAGCCTGA